CACAGCTTCAACGTCCACTTGTGTCAAAGTCGTGTAAAAGACCTAACCCAGCCTCCCAGTCGTTAATcccaatacacacatacattcagcTTCCCAGACACTGTCACTGGGTCATCGTGTCTGTAAACCCCACTGGGAAGTaccgaccatttagctagcagcTTTATAACTTGATTTCAGTGCTCTTCAGGACATAAAGCCACTGTTGTAGAGGAAATGGCTTTGTAACCTATTCTCCTCTGAAATGACCTGTCGCACTCAAAGGTTTTCTTCCCTGCTGTAATGAGATGTCCTCTCTCAAGCAGAACAGAATGTTTTTCTCCCCAAAGAACATTTACGTTCATAGTTTAGACATTTTTCTCAGGGTGTCATCTAAGACCAAGGCCTGGTTCGTGCTCCCTGAGGCTTGATTTGGACAGTCTTTtcccttttctgcccaattgtacttgccaattactccactctttcgagccgtcccagtcgctgctccaccgcctctgccgatccggggagggctgcagactaccacatgcctcctccgatacatgtggagtcgccagctgcttcttttcacctggcagcaacgagtttcgccagggggacgtagtgcatgggaggatcactctattccccccagttccccctcccccccaaacaggcgctccgaccgaccataggaagcgctagtgcagtgaccaggagacatacccacatccggcttcccacctgcagacaggccaattgtgtctgtagggacgcccaaccaagccggaggtaacacggggattcgaactggcgatccccgtgttgataggcaacggaatagaccgccacgccacccggatgcttgATTCTTTTTCTTTTAGTCTAGACTGTATAAATCCCTCCATATTTCCTGGAGCAGTGTTATTGAAGTAGTATCCAATAGGGAGTAGTTTGTAGTGTGATTGAAGAGGAGTAAGGTCGAGGAGAAGGTCAAATGTAAGGCTTGAGTGATTTTTAAAGTATTTTACATCATTGTTCTTTTTTAGGAATGAACCGCCAAGGAGAATGGTTAAGCTTTAACATTTGCATTTAAGGCTTTATGAATTTGTAAAGCTCACATAGCGTGGGATATATAGGACTGGGCAGTATTTCAATATCATTGTTTATTGTCTTTCAAGGGTGTTAATGCAGTTTTTTTATACGGTtgtgaaattcagatattgtcatattgtgatacacaattatgttgtctaaattaataatGAGAATCTATTGCCAAAAACTTCTCCCAAAAGAGGTCtgcaatatttgagggagtattttaAAACTTATTTTGGTTTGACATATTTTACATTACCATGCAGTTCAATATGATGAACcttagttggattcttaaacatggaaaCTTTGCATATGTACACAGatatcagaatcgtgtttattgaccatgtaggtttgtaTATACATGGGATTTGACTATGGTTTagtggctgtctcagtgtacttaagtTAGGGTAACGACACTACAACAcaataatcttcagatatatacacaagggttgaaTTATACAGGTgagataagaggtgataaggtacaatggtgcagaaaatatatcagagatgctgaagtagatgttagcaagttacttacatacatgcctgaggtagatggacacgacagagtgtaccagtatacgtaaaatgtacagtacagtttatacaaaatggttggatgtaTTGACAATATACAatattaagcgttcatttgaatgacagcccacggaaagaaagaGTTTTaaaatctggttgttttggtgcacagtgctctgtagcgcctaccagaggggaggagttggaacaggttgtgaccagggtgtgatgggtctgacagtgatgttgcttgcccatttcctgactctggaagtgtgtaagtcctgaatagagggcaggttggcaccaatgattttctctgcagacctaactgtccgttgtagtctgtccctgtcctgtcaggtggccgatccaaaccagacagtggtggatgtgcagaggacagactggattattgcagtgtaaaaATGAATCAACACAGCATGCGCTCACAACATGCAGTGTGATAGGCATGTAATGGGATCTCAACAAGAGGTGTGCGGGTACAATTCGTACTGCATGCCTTCAGTCGTTTGCAAGTATTAAAACTGATCATCGTTTTGCAGCAAGGACCACAAGGAAGCAAGGGAAAAAAAGTCCtgctgatgatgacgatgatggagACGACTTTGGGGACAGTGACAGCTTCATCAATGATGAAAGTGATGACAACGTGGACGACTCGGACTACGTACCCCCAGACTCGGATGAAAGCGGCAAGGAGGACATCAAGCAGCTTCAGAAGGAGGCCAAGGCTTTTATGAAGAGAAATAAATAAGCACGGCCTTCTTTTATTTCAATAATCCACGTTTACATAATTTTCATTCAAGAAATCTTCCGATACAAAATGTACACAGTGAATACAGTGTATACTATATACTGTTGACAGAAGGTGTGGGAAAAAGGACATTTAATGCTGGCATTTTATTTTGGGGTAGAAATCATGATTCCACTACACCTTTATAGTCACTTTGAATACACAAATGAGTCCGGTAAATTTAGGTCATCATAATAAACAATTCATAATGCTGGCTGACTGACTAACTGGAATTTAATCCGTTTTTACAACATTACCTTTTGTTTCTGTCAAATTTTGAATTCTTTTGATTAACAGGCCTCATAAGATACTTTGTTTAAAGTTGAGTCCATTCAGACTACATTCAACCAATCCGTCCTCAGAATATGTGTCACACACTGGGATTTTAGGAGCGTCATTGTCATGTTGAGATGACCttctgtttgtttttacatgCAAATATGCCCAATACACTTGGTTAAATGATGTCTCTAGTCGTCTTTCACAGAGAAGCAAAAAATGAACTGGCTGCCGCCAGGGAGATGAACATGATCAACTCAAGACAGCCATTTGATTGAGTCGTCAAGGATATTGGTTAACACCTTGAACTATACAGCATGAGAATAGCGCCAGGAGAAAATTAACTTATGTTTTATTAATTGAATTTGTACTGCAGAAACTGAATTTGAATCGTGTAAATTTGTGTTAAGAGATTTTAACCTGTATTGTAAGAACTTAAAAGTGTGGTGGATTTTTTAGCACAAACAGAAATCCAAATTTATACAGTGCATATTCAGCTTCTGCAATACTTAGATTCCTAAAATTCAGCTTCTGTTTCTGATGGCACTAATCTTGTGTCTGCAAGCCAAAAATGGGTTCTTCagtaaaaagttaaaaaaaaaaaagacgaaggAAATTGAAGAAGCTGAAATCTTCTAATTCACAGACCCATTCGTTGTGATGGAATTTGGTAATTTTCTTGCCTGCATCACTCAGACTGCTAATCGGATGAACTGAAATTGCCATGTGTTGCCCTTGTGTTCTTCCTTCGAACACCAAATCCAATTTAATTGGAATGGGAGCCAATTGACTTTTCCTCCTTAAAAGGTTCATCTGATTGCTGACATGTTAACAAGTGAAGATTTAATATATGTACAGCCAGATGGTGACTGCATTTCTCACATCAACTTTAAAAGCCTTTTTCCCTGCAAGGTCTCAGTATGACAGGTTGCTCTTGTATGATGGATGGCGGTAACAATAATTAAACTGTAAAAGTAGATGTGATTAAAATTacggcgctggagcgtcgggccatgacgagtaggagggccgccgcggtgcgcgtGGAAGCAGAGCTTGGTGGTAGTAGAAATAAATTATTCCAAGTAGAAACTGGATGATAAAAATGTATTTAAATTAATAGTGAGCGATAAAATCTCCTAATTTGATAAATCCAGGAAGCCCAGAAGCAGAGGCCATCCTGTGAATGAAGGTTGCAGACTTGATTGTGAAAAGGCATTGTAAGTTTTCACTATCCCCAGTCTGAAGATACCGAGCTCCTATCTGCTTATTTTCTCCAGGTCGGTGGTTCTCAGTTAGGTCCTCAGATatatcagaaagttgaatcagttcatctggtcacgTTTAGTAAGTGaattcgtcagtctcaactgactgcaggtatcctcactcttataaacagcacagttgcagaaCGACTGAAACCGGCGCTCGGTTTGATATGCAAATAACCGTGATCATTATTtacagttacagtggccatgtgtactattcacagaggattggggaaaagttacaatcacagcattgtaaggtgttgacagatgtactctgagcCCCCCCCATTTCAGGGATGGCCATTCCCtctccacatagatggcctctttgactccccgttcaaaccagcgttcctccctatcaaggatgtgcacatcctcatccgtgaaagagcggccactggcctgtagatgggcgtAGACTGcggggtcctggcctgacgcgttagctcttccgtgttgtgccatcctcttcgctaGAGTCTATTTGGCTTCCCTGATGTACATTTCATGGCAACCCtcatggcacttaacagcatacattgctctgtttgtgccgcgggatagatgagtgatggaacgtttctcccactaaacattgtgttcggatgaactgattcaactttcttacatttccttacctggattactgagcatgcatcacagACAGGGCCTCAGATACCATCAGTACCACTGGTTTTCTGTTTTATTAGTTAGTTCACCTTTGgttccaggtgtaaaacctccctGATTTGAGGCTGGAATACTAACTGGAGCAACAGATGACTgatattttttctcttttttgttcatttgttttcttttcttcttctttttttgtgattctgcaagtgctagaagtccctgtgaaccagagtcaaattcctcatgtgcataggcacacttggccaataaagctgattctgattctgataattaACTGcccggcagaatagaaaaccagacaGTACTGGTATGATGTAAGCCAGTGGTTATGGTGGGTGTTAAACCACATGCAGGGAGTGATCCAGTGTAATTCAGCACAAGAAAGGGATTTCTGAATGACTTGGGTGCTTTACAGCAAGTAGCCACACCAACAAGCATGTCATAAAATTGAAACTCTCCGCACCACTTATTAATCAAGCGACCATGAACAGCGAGGTCGCCTCCTGCAATACAACAGATTACAGCTTCTAAATGGCATCTCTGCTCATGACGCCACTCAACTTGCTCAACTTATGCTGGAAGCATCAAATGCAAAGCAGATGAATCACAACTGCTCTCTACCTTGTGGTAAACACTTCACTTTAACCACTCACACAATGATGACTGCATGGATTTTGAGAATGTCCTGGTGGAAACAGTCTTTAACCCTAGAAGTGTTGGTGGTATGCTCTTCCCGCTGAGTTTCACAGGGAAGAGCACCCCAAACTCGAACCCCATTTACAAAGTAAATGATTAAAACAAGGCAAGGTAGAGGTTAAATAATTAACACAAACCAGCAACGTGGAGAGAGTGGCCAAGTCATTCCAAATATTTCTGTCACATATTTTAAACATAGGCCTTTAAAAAAAATGGCGTTATGGAGGAATGTTGCCAGATATAACAACTCCAGTTTGTGCTGTAAAGCTGACAGGTTTATGTAACAGAACAATTTCACACTCTGGCTTCTTGTCATGTGATTTACCTCATGCCAGGAGGGAGAGGATACCCAGTAATCTCATTCTGGAACACAACATCTTTTAAACAGCCTAGGAGTTCTCTACTAGGCTAGTAAAACCTACTGGAAGTCCAGTCCCATTTGGTAATCCACCTCTCAGACATAAAGTGGGATGTACAAATAATTTACCAACATTGCATGCATAATTAAGCCTAGCATGCTGGATCAGTGGTTAACACTGCTCacacacagcaacaaggtcctggattcaatccCAGTCATTCTCTGTAGAGTTCATATGCTCTCCCTGTGTTTGTGCGAGTTTCCTCATGCAGATTCGAACCTTTAATTGACCAAGGGTAAAGATAGAAATGTGAGTGTGCCCTGTTAAAGGTGTCTCGCTTCTCTCAGTCTCATTTCTGCTGACAGACTCCATCCCTTTTTCACCTTGAATTTAATTCAGCCAGTTTAAAGAATGCACTGATGCACTTGGCCCTCATTCTCTCGAGGGTTggtattcaattcaatttcaattcaattcaattttatctgtatagccgaatatcacaaatgacaaatttgcctcatttCTCTCTTTATGTATAGGTAAATATTTGTCTTACTTCTCCTTTAACTTGTTCTCAGGGAAGGCACATTGTATGTTAATGTGTAAAATGTGCTGTATGAAAAAAATTCTCTCTGCCTTACTGATAAAACATTGTTGCTCTGAGATGATGATTTGGGCCATGAGAGTGCTATCAGCCATGGTGAGGAATATCATGCTATGAGAATGACACTTAGGTAATGGTTTTGGGTCATGTCAATCATGCCTCCACCTCCACCCTTAAACACATTTCAACATTAAGAAGCCCCGCTGCCCCCTATGATAGCTGGTAAAGGTGTTATGTCTGACCAGAAATGTTCTGCAAGCATAACACTCCATCCCTCAATGATGTAAGCTGTTTCaatccttttttaggtggttggttcTCATCtacttggttaaaaaaaaaagtgcttacGTCAACGTAACGTGATTACCAGCTGCTTTGCTCAACAGTCATCACTGACTGCTTCAGCTTTGAGATTACCTTTTGAAAATTATGCTTTCCATTTCTGCCTCCcaaaaacagttaaaaaaaaaaacctcactgcAAATTCCATGGGTGGGATAGACCAGTCTACAAGCACTATTGAAGCATTGATGCCTTGATATAGTGACTTGCACAAAAAAGGATTTATGTAGTAAAAGTGTGAAGGTGCAAACCCAGTACACATCACAAGCCACTCCATGGACCAGAAGGTGGAGGTCCGTTTATTTTCAACTAACAGAGAAATATCTGCCTATGTCGATGACCTCTGCTCATTATATGTCAACACGGAAAAGTTGGCTGCAGCTCAATTTTCAGGCAACATCATCTGCCAGTAACCGCTTGTGTACTACCATAACCCAGTTGTTAATTCCCCAGCCGTCAATCAGAGAACTTTATCTTACTCTATCGTTTAGTGGGCAGCAGGATGGTGACATGGTTGCCTACAGTCTGCAGATGGCACCTTTATCTCTGCCAAGCTCCTTCCACCTCCTCTGTCACCCGGAGGGACGAAGTGCAGGCCTCACCCTCGTAAACTGTCTTACGTGCCTTAAAAGTCACGGACCTCAGTGGCAGGCGGGCCACACTCCGTAGGTATTTGCTGGTGTTTCGAACACTCACAAAACAAAGGGTGTTGATGACCCCATTGCTCATGGCGATGCACTCGATGACATAAAAGGCCACTAGTGAGTTCCTGTCCCTGGAAATGAGGGTTGGGTAGAAATCACGGACCAAAGCGAAGCCATAGTATggtgcccagcagaggatgtacgccACCAGTACGAGGATTAGGACTACCACCGTCCTTCGACGCCTCTGCAGCTTCTTCCGAATCTGCTCTGTCTGAAAACCTGGTACGCTCTTGAACCACAGCTCCCTGGAGATCTGGACATAGCAGATGGACATAACCGTCACAGGGCTAAGAAATTCTAGGACAAAAATGAACAGAAAGTAGGTTCTGTAGAAAACCTGCTGGTCCACAGGCCAGATCTGGGCACAGAAGGTCTTTTGGATCCGTCCCGTCACGTGTGGATACGTGGTCTCTGAAGCCATGTAGGCCGAGGGGATGGAGATGACAATTGGCACGATCCAAACAGTCAGGATCAGGCAGCAGGCTGTCTGGTGCTTCATACGAGGCTTCAGAGGGTTGATAATAGCCATGTACCTGGACACACAAAGATAGGTTGATGTAAACAGCACTGGCCTGCATGGAGTAAGAAATGTACAAATTCTCATTGAATGCTAGGTACACATTACACAACTCAACAGGACTTCTAGTTGGAGAACATGTCAAATTGAAAGAATGCTGCTTTTGAATCTTGCTGCTCTATGAGTGGGGAGAAATTGCATGGGATGACTGATTAAATGATCCCCTCACAACTACAGACTATAAGAAAGATGGACATGTGTCTGAAGGGGTATTTTGAAGCCTAGAGTTTGGCTTTATGCCTGCTGCCATCTTGTTTGTTGTTAGAGCCAGAAAACCCAAAATTTGGGCAATTAGGTGGACCATTGGTGACGTTGAGGGTGAGACCTTGGTGGCAAACATgttgacagacctgtcaatcaaggtaTACGCCCTAAACATGCCACTTCTTAATCCTTAATATCTTTGAAacggaacatccatccatccattatccaagtcactTATCCGAAgttgggttgtgggatgctggagcctatcccagcagtcattgggcagcaggcggggagacacccaggacagaccgccagttcatcacagggccgatacactcacacttagggataatttagtatttgggtatcctcccacagtccaaagacatgtaggtcaggtgaatcggccatacattGACATTTTTCCACATATTGTCAGCGACAACCAGAGAACAATATGGAAACGGAACAATAATTTTCAAATAACCACCCTCACTGTTTCAAACTCAACATAGTCAAGTGCTTGAGACTTCAATTTCgtgcaggaaaaaaaatgtattgacGGAGCGGAAATATTTTGGAACCAGCCACCTAGTGGCCAGGTTTGACCTGTCACTAAAGGCACTTCAGCATTGGTTTTAACTTTCTGCCCCAGGACTCCCTATTTAGAAAGCcacttattttgtcattgtaccctataacgaattgtattcttacaatgaaatgtgttctctatatttaacccatcctattgtataagagcagtgggcagctgcagtacccggggaccaactccagttctttccattgccttggtcaggagcacagacaggagtattaaccctaaccctttgTATGGCATTTCACTGGGATGACGCCACATTAACGATTTCCAACCGTATTATTATTCATCttaacccccaccccaaccctggCTCTAAATtgaaccctaatcttaacctaaccctaacacttaTCTTAACCCAATGTTAACCCCTGGGTGAAAGGGCCTACAAATAGGGAGGGAGTCCCTACCTGCCTCGGTGGTTGTTGCTTGCTTGTAACTTTTCAAATCTCTTAATACATCATAAAAGTTAACATGAAACACACCAGCAATAGACAGGAGTACCACAGGGAGGTATACAAACAAAATGGAGAGCAAGCATCTACTGCTTCCGGCTTCTGATGTAGCGTGTGCCCTCCATTGTATGAAAATAAGGAAGAAGAGGATGCGCTAAAAATGAAGCAGACTGCATTTGTTAGGTCTCGGACGATACGGGTTGGCTACTGCTCAGTGAGAATTGGAGTTAAGAAGGAGTGACTCGTTTGACTGAGTAGCCTCTCTACTTCATCATTTGAGTGTTGGAGGGACAGGACATAGACTGCAGCAGTAGCCAACTCCTCAAATGGGCTTAGGCCAGCTGCATACTTGTATCTGTTAACCTCATTCCAGAATTCCATTGTGTTAGCTATGTTCTTCCACTTTTGGATGACTTTGTCAATGGTGGAAGGGCTGTATACCAAAAGGCTGGTAATACTGGATAAGTCTGCCAAGCTGTTGTTGTGCCTCAGTGTCTCCCCCACATTAAAGAGAGACATATGCTGCAATGTCTCCATGTTATCGGGGAGCCTTGCCTTCAGCTCATTTGCCAAGGATATGGTGTCGCTCACACATCTCATCCACACATTGCTCTCATTTTCAGGGGAGAGGCTCAGTTCTGCTATGTAGGCCTCAAATGTGTAGCCAAGGTATGGCTTGGGGCTGATGTGCCCTTCAATGGACTGTTTGGGCACATCAATTTTAGCAAACGGGTTAATGACTGTTGCAGACTGACCTGGTTAGAAGAATAAGAAAGTCAAGCAGCTTCAGAGGGTCAGTCTGCTCCCTCTCAAAAGCCTTGACAGCAGACTGTACCTCAGTGAGAAAAGAATTTTAAAAAGTGAGGTACAGGATGTTTTGTGGATGAGGACCAGCTTTTTGAGGCCACTCTCCTCACTCAGAATTTTGTGTACTCCTTTGTACACCCCTGTCATCACAGATGCATTATCTGTGCCAATGCCCTGGAGGTTCTCTTTTTTTGAGGGCATATTTCTCAAGGaaagccaaaacagctctgactatTGACCTGGCATCCCCACCCTCCAACTCAATCACCCCTAAAAATTTGGAGGGCACCGTTCCCTTCTCTTCATTAAAGTAGTGGATCACCACACCAAGGCTCTTTGACATGCTTATATCGGCGGATTCGTGAAGGGGAAGACTGTATTTCTGGTCACCAACACCATCCAGTAATTTTTGAAGGAAATATGGTGCCAGCGCACCATTCCTTTCCGTGGTGCATTCGGAAATGTGTGGCAGTGGCAGAATCTGCAGAGGCAGCTTTGCAAGCCTCACCAATGTGGTCACACACCAGGATTGAGCAGCGCTCAGCAATGGCCATGGCCATGATTGCCACATCCTGCTTGGAAGAATCCATGTTATTGTTCAAAAATGGCATTGTGGATTGCTTTGCGGAATTGTAAGGCTGGGACCTCTCAATATGCTTTTGAGTGGACACATGCTTTTATGTCACTCAACTTGGCATAAAAGTTTGCCTTGCAGTAAAGACAGTATGCCCTTGAGTCATTACCCATACAGGGCTTCAACCAACCCTTGAAGTCAAAACGTGACTCCCATCCCTTCCTATACTTTTGAGTGTATAGAGTGGAATTCGACCCGATAGCAAGCCAGTACAAGGGCAGAGGACTCAGGAAATCAGAAAGAGTTGCGAGAAAGTTTAAGCAGTAGTGAGAGAAGATTGGATGCATGATTAGCTTTTTATTACttgtaaat
This genomic stretch from Lampris incognitus isolate fLamInc1 chromosome 5, fLamInc1.hap2, whole genome shotgun sequence harbors:
- the prokr1a gene encoding prokineticin receptor 1a; protein product: MDAHTNTSLAVAQLAEETTGPPDSFMTSYDPDYEIPLEEVPDTTRGRAFFVATIVIAVVLVVIILVCGVGNCLFIANLARYKQLRNLTNLLIANLAVSDVFVAVVCCPFLLDYYVVKQLSWDHGLLLCASTNYLRTVSLYVSTNALLAIAVDRYMAIINPLKPRMKHQTACCLILTVWIVPIVISIPSAYMASETTYPHVTGRIQKTFCAQIWPVDQQVFYRTYFLFIFVLEFLSPVTVMSICYVQISRELWFKSVPGFQTEQIRKKLQRRRRTVVVLILVLVAYILCWAPYYGFALVRDFYPTLISRDRNSLVAFYVIECIAMSNGVINTLCFVSVRNTSKYLRSVARLPLRSVTFKARKTVYEGEACTSSLRVTEEVEGAWQR